Proteins from a genomic interval of Callospermophilus lateralis isolate mCalLat2 chromosome 1, mCalLat2.hap1, whole genome shotgun sequence:
- the Or1m1 gene encoding olfactory receptor 1M1, producing the protein MEPWNQTSASEFILLGLSEKPKHETLLFSLFLCMYVVTVIGNLLIILAIGSDSHLHTPMYFFLANLSLVDFCLATNTVPKMLVNIQTRSKSISYPCCLTQMYFFHFFGIMDSVLIAVMAYDRFVAICHPLHYTTIMSPRLCGLLTGGPWVTSCFLSLTHILLMARLVFCGNNELPHYFCDLTPLLRLSCTDTSVNKIFVLIVAGMVIATPFVCILASYARIIVAILKVPSAGGRKKAFSTCSSHLSVVALFYGTTIGVYLCPSSVRTAVKEKASAVMYTAVTPMLNPFIYSLRNRDLKGALRKLISRKVSSSS; encoded by the coding sequence ATGGAACCATGGAACCAAACCAGTGCATCTGAATTCATCCTCTTGGGACTTTCAGAAAAGCCCAAACATGAGACTCTTCTCTTTTCCCTGTTCCTCTGCATGTACGTGGTCACCGTCATCGGGAACCTGTTGATCATCCTGGCCATCGGCTCCGACTCCCACCTCCACACGCCTATGTACTTCTTTCTGGCCAACCTTTCCTTGGTCGATTTCTGCCTGGCCACCAACACTGTCCCCAAGATGTTGGTGAACATCCAAACCAGGAGCAAGTCCATCTCTTATCCTTGCTGCCTGACCCAAATGtactttttccatttctttggtATCATGGATAGCGTCTTAATCGCCGTGATGGCCTATGACCGGTTCGTGGCCATCTGTCACCCCTTACACTACACCACCATCATGAGCCCCCGCCTCTGTGGACTGCTCACTGGGGGTCCATGGGTGACTTCCTGCTTCCTCTCCCTCACCCACATCCTCCTGATGGCCCGCCTTGTCTTCTGTGGCAACAATGAGCTGCCCCACTACTTCTGTGACCTCACTCCTCTTCTCCGGCTTTCTTGCACGGACACGTCGGTGAACAAGATCTTCGTCCTCATTGTGGCCGGGATGGTGATCGCCACGCCCTTCGTCTGCATCCTGGCCTCCTATGCCCGCATCATTGTGGCCATCCTGAAGGTCCCCTCTGCGGGCGGAAGAAAGAAAGCCTTTTCCACCTGCAGTTCCCACCTCTCGGTGGTGGCCCTCTTCTATGGGACCACCATTGGGGTGTATCTGTGTCCCTCCTCTGTGCGCACAGCTGTGAAGGAGAAGGCTTCCGCTGTGATGTACACAGCAGtcacccccatgctgaacccctttatctacagcctgaggaacagggacctgaagGGAGCCCTGAGGAAGCTCATCAGCAGAAAGGTCAGCTCATCTTCCTGA